A window of the Microvirgula aerodenitrificans DSM 15089 genome harbors these coding sequences:
- a CDS encoding DUF2069 domain-containing protein — MNRIAVCHWGAITSLIGLIVLTLAWELWLAPLRPGGSLMALKSLLLLAPLFGVLRGRVYTYQWASMFILFFFAEGVMRAWSDTVLLSRVCAGIEIALCTLFFASAVYYARFARMAGIPVR, encoded by the coding sequence ATGAACCGGATCGCCGTGTGCCACTGGGGGGCGATCACCAGCCTGATCGGCCTGATCGTGCTGACCCTGGCATGGGAGCTGTGGCTGGCGCCGCTGCGTCCGGGCGGCAGCCTGATGGCGCTGAAGAGCCTGCTGCTGCTGGCGCCGCTGTTCGGCGTCCTGCGCGGCCGGGTCTACACCTACCAGTGGGCGAGCATGTTCATCCTGTTCTTCTTTGCCGAAGGCGTGATGCGGGCCTGGTCGGACACCGTACTCCTGTCCCGTGTCTGCGCCGGCATCGAGATCGCGCTGTGCACCCTGTTCTTCGCCTCGGCGGTCTACTACGCCAGATTCGCCCGGATGGCCGGCATCCCGGTGCGCTGA